A genomic segment from Chitinophaga niabensis encodes:
- a CDS encoding NADPH-dependent F420 reductase, which translates to MNIGIIGSGEMGSCLASKLTKLGHTVSVANSRGPALEELVKDKEVVMVSIPQKNIPLLPKALFKDLPVVIDTGNYYPNLRDGNIPALDQGGVDSLWVQEQLGIPVVKVFNSILATSLKDKSKPKGEKDRIALAVSGDDAKAKEIVFKLVDDLGFDPFDLGTIAQSWKQQPGAVIYCRDLNLEELKRRVDTMPDLQSVITKRKADEVLMKADYPAYLKSLQH; encoded by the coding sequence ATGAACATAGGAATTATCGGTTCCGGTGAAATGGGAAGTTGCCTGGCGTCAAAACTCACTAAACTGGGGCATACTGTTTCGGTCGCTAATTCCCGGGGGCCTGCCCTGGAAGAGCTTGTGAAAGATAAGGAAGTCGTTATGGTGTCTATTCCGCAAAAGAACATACCACTTCTTCCTAAAGCACTGTTTAAAGATCTTCCGGTGGTTATTGACACCGGAAATTATTACCCGAACCTCCGCGACGGAAATATACCAGCCCTTGACCAGGGTGGCGTAGATAGCTTATGGGTGCAGGAGCAATTAGGCATTCCTGTAGTTAAGGTCTTTAATTCTATTCTTGCTACCAGCCTGAAAGATAAGAGCAAACCCAAAGGCGAAAAAGACCGTATTGCCTTAGCCGTATCCGGTGATGATGCAAAAGCAAAAGAGATAGTGTTTAAGTTGGTGGATGATCTGGGCTTTGATCCATTTGACTTAGGTACTATTGCGCAATCATGGAAGCAGCAGCCGGGTGCTGTAATTTATTGCAGGGACCTTAACCTGGAAGAATTGAAAAGGAGAGTGGATACGATGCCTGATTTACAGTCCGTTATCACAAAACGAAAAGCAGATGAGGTATTGATGAAAGCGGATTATCCGGCTTATCTGAAGAGCTTGCAGCACTAA
- a CDS encoding ArsR/SmtB family transcription factor translates to MPTPTLDVFQVIGDPSRRKMLMLLSSDNLTINNLADHFEMSRPAVSKHIKILYNAGFISIQDIGRERYCTLKKDGFEELQAWISYFDEFWKFKLKKLETLLNKKLSN, encoded by the coding sequence ATGCCCACCCCAACACTTGATGTATTCCAGGTCATAGGGGACCCCAGCAGGAGAAAGATGCTGATGTTGCTCTCGTCTGATAACCTTACCATCAATAACCTGGCAGATCATTTCGAAATGAGCCGTCCTGCTGTTTCAAAGCATATTAAAATACTGTATAACGCAGGATTTATCTCTATCCAGGACATTGGCAGGGAGCGCTATTGCACACTGAAGAAAGATGGTTTTGAAGAACTGCAGGCCTGGATCTCTTACTTCGATGAGTTCTGGAAATTTAAACTGAAAAAGCTGGAAACCTTATTAAATAAAAAGCTATCCAATTAA
- a CDS encoding SRPBCC family protein, producing MARSIKHQFFFPHPPETVWEYLTRSELMELWLMKNTFQPVVGTDFQFRTNPIPSLDFDGIFYCRVLEIVPFKKLSYSWQSGPGNGEITLDSVVVWKLEATDKGTELFLEHSGFAKEENLNFYKGLTNGWLEKFTKIEELLNAAQHAHPNT from the coding sequence ATGGCAAGAAGCATAAAACACCAGTTTTTCTTCCCTCATCCACCGGAAACGGTTTGGGAATACCTGACAAGATCAGAATTAATGGAATTATGGCTGATGAAGAACACCTTTCAGCCAGTTGTAGGCACTGATTTTCAGTTCAGAACAAATCCTATCCCCAGCCTGGATTTCGATGGTATCTTTTACTGCAGGGTATTAGAGATCGTTCCCTTTAAAAAACTTTCTTATTCCTGGCAAAGCGGCCCGGGCAACGGGGAGATCACACTTGATTCCGTTGTTGTATGGAAGTTGGAGGCAACTGATAAGGGCACAGAACTTTTCCTGGAGCATAGTGGTTTCGCGAAAGAAGAAAACCTGAACTTCTATAAGGGTTTAACGAATGGCTGGTTAGAGAAATTCACAAAGATCGAGGAACTTTTAAACGCTGCACAACATGCCCACCCCAACACTTGA
- a CDS encoding RNA polymerase sigma-70 factor, with translation MLQRLSAGDERAFTQLYNTYKDELAQFIARFVKLPQIAEDISQEVFIKIWQNHTQLQEVDSFKAYLFIAARNHTLNILKRIAKEDSAKAEIIRHIQSIRINNKEDDLISGEYQAYLRKVLNSLPPQTQQVFQLCRTEQKGYEEVAALLGISRNTVKKHMVRSMKTFRQALENGLGIPLPLIIIHILSGKL, from the coding sequence TTGCTTCAACGTCTCAGCGCTGGGGACGAGCGTGCCTTTACGCAATTGTATAACACCTATAAGGATGAATTGGCGCAGTTCATCGCCAGGTTCGTAAAGCTCCCCCAGATAGCAGAAGATATCAGCCAGGAAGTATTTATAAAGATCTGGCAGAACCACACCCAGCTGCAGGAGGTGGACTCCTTTAAAGCCTATCTGTTCATTGCCGCCAGGAACCATACTTTAAATATCCTGAAACGTATTGCCAAAGAGGATAGTGCCAAGGCAGAGATCATCCGCCACATTCAAAGCATCCGGATCAACAATAAAGAGGATGATCTGATCTCCGGCGAATACCAGGCATATTTAAGGAAGGTCTTAAATTCCCTGCCACCGCAAACACAGCAGGTTTTTCAACTATGCCGTACGGAGCAGAAAGGGTATGAGGAAGTAGCTGCCCTGCTGGGCATATCCCGGAATACGGTCAAGAAGCACATGGTCCGTTCTATGAAAACATTTCGCCAGGCCCTGGAAAATGGGCTTGGGATCCCCCTTCCGCTTATCATTATTCATATCCTTTCCGGTAAGCTCTGA
- a CDS encoding toll/interleukin-1 receptor domain-containing protein, with translation MNLIIFLSRISAGLVFVFMVGMSIDPTISKTNPDWHANSVATVAMLFLVTLYLWPVIAEAKSRNVVARIPTARSFTGRRFFTFGRWALAFIIGIMTGEYFLELQFSCGILSLIAVAWLMPPLDRLTFASPAEIAARLKSNSSNSALLKLFPNLGAFAAIIAMGFFAHKNYTVTIIILLISIGLLLVVPIVLFAKGGWKALSLNSFLQPAAVPHQPFKTPASRPDVTQTSHTPPKPPPVRSAQQLSSPKKQIKHKYYSAKAWHWNWPVPKEAQRYPLDERSFNLLIKGFEVSWLESKGYHQRLALHRDPPAFIREVITEVEAYIESMWLRPELLMRNKPLSSRYEPVRFVPDEVSKVWKADRRLRSLYYAAQRFADTPAKLVTLSFRAMAPHIAEYRAMINLIKHLRHSLSRMPGQHVKKVPDPIIKPTQTEDTIPIVFISYSWDSPEHEDWILNLATKLRENGVDAILDKWDIGFLGKLLPHFMETSIFKSHRVICVMTPNYKKKTENLTGGVGYEYSIITAEIFTDNINTSKFIPLFRSGTDADAIPTALKGRKYVDMRDDTQFDEKFIHELLRDIHEEPKFKKPAIGKKTKF, from the coding sequence ATGAACCTAATTATATTCCTCTCACGTATTTCCGCAGGCCTGGTCTTTGTGTTCATGGTTGGAATGTCGATAGACCCTACCATATCCAAGACTAACCCGGATTGGCATGCCAATTCCGTAGCTACTGTGGCTATGCTCTTTCTGGTCACTCTTTATTTATGGCCTGTAATTGCAGAAGCCAAAAGCAGAAACGTGGTTGCCAGAATACCTACGGCAAGATCATTCACCGGCAGACGGTTTTTCACTTTCGGCCGATGGGCGTTGGCCTTTATCATAGGCATAATGACGGGAGAATATTTTTTGGAGCTTCAATTCAGTTGCGGCATTCTCTCACTGATTGCTGTAGCCTGGCTGATGCCGCCGTTGGATAGACTTACGTTTGCCTCCCCTGCTGAGATAGCCGCCAGGCTAAAGAGCAATTCAAGCAATTCTGCCCTTCTCAAGTTGTTCCCCAACCTGGGTGCTTTTGCCGCCATCATAGCCATGGGCTTCTTCGCTCATAAGAATTATACGGTTACGATTATTATACTCCTGATAAGCATCGGCTTGTTGCTGGTGGTTCCCATTGTTCTCTTCGCAAAGGGAGGATGGAAGGCACTTTCGCTAAATTCCTTCTTGCAGCCAGCGGCTGTGCCACATCAACCTTTCAAAACACCTGCCAGCAGACCTGATGTAACGCAAACGTCTCATACTCCCCCTAAACCACCTCCGGTTCGCTCCGCACAACAGCTCTCTTCCCCAAAAAAACAGATCAAACACAAATACTACAGCGCCAAGGCATGGCATTGGAACTGGCCTGTACCAAAAGAAGCGCAACGCTATCCTCTCGATGAGCGGAGCTTTAATTTACTAATCAAGGGGTTTGAAGTAAGCTGGCTTGAATCAAAAGGTTATCACCAACGGCTAGCCCTCCATCGCGATCCGCCGGCGTTTATACGGGAGGTCATTACTGAAGTGGAAGCCTATATTGAATCCATGTGGCTCCGCCCCGAACTGCTGATGCGCAATAAACCTTTGAGTAGCAGATATGAACCTGTTCGATTCGTCCCGGATGAAGTGAGCAAGGTATGGAAGGCAGACAGGCGGTTACGATCGCTTTACTATGCTGCCCAGCGATTTGCCGACACCCCGGCTAAACTGGTAACCTTGTCCTTCCGTGCCATGGCTCCGCATATTGCCGAATATCGTGCCATGATCAACCTTATCAAACATCTCAGGCATTCGTTGAGCCGCATGCCCGGACAGCACGTAAAAAAAGTACCTGATCCAATAATTAAGCCAACGCAAACAGAAGATACAATCCCCATTGTCTTCATTTCTTATTCCTGGGATAGCCCGGAACATGAAGATTGGATTCTCAATTTAGCAACCAAACTTCGTGAAAATGGTGTTGACGCTATTTTAGATAAATGGGATATAGGGTTTCTCGGCAAGCTATTGCCACATTTTATGGAAACATCTATCTTCAAATCGCATAGAGTTATTTGTGTAATGACACCCAACTATAAAAAGAAAACAGAAAATCTTACAGGAGGTGTTGGTTACGAGTACTCAATTATAACTGCCGAAATATTTACTGACAATATCAATACTTCAAAGTTTATACCGCTGTTTAGGAGTGGTACCGATGCGGACGCAATCCCAACTGCATTGAAAGGGAGAAAGTATGTTGATATGAGAGACGATACCCAATTTGACGAAAAGTTCATTCATGAATTATTGAGAGATATTCACGAAGAGCCAAAATTCAAGAAACCAGCTATAGGTAAAAAAACGAAGTTTTAA
- a CDS encoding TonB-dependent receptor has product MKLLAVFLLATCLQASATAYAQKISLRQKNASLQSVLEEIEKQTSYQFFYNERLIKSARKVNVAIQNASLEEALKLCFKDQPFTYTILDKTIIINKEETPAQPAANLIDITGRVTDETGKPLSRASVTVKGTNIRTTTNENGEFRLSGVEDNAVLEVTYVGYTQKTVNVNSKTSLTIALQQQSSNLETIVVTYGNQRKKEVVGAVSQLKASDIKDQPTGTFAERLQGKFPGVQAAQVTGRPGQSMDIRIRGAASISASNRPLVVIDGIPVLGDPDAINNINPDEIETFSVLKDAAATSLYGSRAANGVVLITTKRGKAGLPKVDFNAYYGVATLMKELKPEVMNATELATYMKGFYEDKIRYEGYTGGIPVEYQNPAQYGKGTDWYDLVMQNAPVQNYNISVSTGNEKSALSIIGGYFNQEGIMKNTGYKRYSLRINGDVNINKNIKVGANLAPSLQEEHNNRQGNGFNIDGQRNILASTLMMPPMASAYNPDGSLTLGYAGGFSNLFVWPNPLRQLLEINDNSTRLRLLANLFTEISFLEDFKFKTSISTDVNGFTRKKFVPSTSRGGFNVVPIDNAPPGNKSAYGEANMNNNYSWINENTLSYEKTIHDHSVRALAGLSAQRWNDYRSNIVGEDFPDNSIEYLNTAARFSTVNSTSTAWSLLSLFGTVNYNYKGKYFLQGSIRRDGSSRFGFDNRWGTFPSVGAGWVISDEPFMKGLSSTVSFLKIRGSYGLTGNNEIGDYTSISTVGASNYAFSSGLASGKAQTNFGNSLLSWEKNKQLDIGLEMNLFNDRITISYDYYKKKTDGLLYQVAVPRATGFLNAWANIGTIRFWGHEVSVNSKNLTGTFKWNTSFNISFNRNIVEKLGANNAPIGATPTTALSDFTDWKTVVGQPLGQFFGYIFDGVFMNQAEFDAGAKYPAARVGTVRMKDLNGDKIIDAANDRTFIGNPNPDFIFGISNNFLYKNFDLSIAASGTYGNEMKNSMTESLYNMDGVFNAPKELMYRWRSEQDPGNGRIQRTLAGSTVLSRSDNSFFIYDASHLTINNITLGYTFKMPHVKSLRIYGGVQNAYIFTSYKGNPETSSNALNGVSQGEDIGGYPVPRTYTLGINLGL; this is encoded by the coding sequence ATGAAACTTCTTGCCGTTTTCTTATTAGCAACCTGCCTTCAGGCCAGTGCCACTGCTTATGCGCAAAAGATCAGCCTTCGTCAGAAGAACGCATCGCTGCAATCTGTATTAGAGGAAATTGAAAAGCAAACCAGCTATCAGTTCTTTTACAATGAAAGGCTGATCAAAAGTGCGAGAAAGGTAAATGTAGCCATTCAGAACGCTTCCCTGGAAGAAGCACTGAAATTGTGCTTTAAAGACCAGCCTTTCACTTATACTATTCTTGACAAGACCATTATTATCAATAAAGAAGAAACACCTGCACAGCCTGCTGCCAACCTTATCGATATCACCGGCCGTGTTACGGATGAAACAGGGAAACCACTCAGCAGAGCCTCCGTTACTGTAAAGGGAACAAATATTCGCACTACCACCAATGAGAATGGGGAATTCAGGTTGAGTGGGGTGGAAGATAACGCTGTATTGGAAGTAACGTACGTAGGGTACACACAGAAAACAGTAAATGTAAATAGTAAAACATCGCTGACCATTGCCCTGCAGCAACAATCCAGCAACCTGGAAACCATTGTTGTAACGTATGGTAATCAGCGGAAAAAGGAAGTAGTAGGTGCCGTTTCGCAATTAAAAGCCAGCGATATCAAAGATCAGCCTACAGGAACTTTCGCAGAAAGACTGCAGGGCAAATTCCCCGGCGTACAGGCTGCACAGGTAACCGGCAGGCCAGGTCAGAGTATGGATATCCGTATTCGCGGAGCTGCATCCATCAGCGCCAGCAACCGGCCTTTAGTAGTGATTGACGGTATCCCCGTATTAGGGGACCCCGATGCCATCAATAACATTAACCCGGATGAAATTGAAACCTTCTCCGTATTAAAGGATGCAGCAGCTACTTCTCTGTATGGTTCCCGTGCTGCAAACGGGGTGGTGCTGATCACCACAAAACGAGGAAAAGCAGGGCTGCCGAAAGTTGATTTCAATGCCTATTACGGCGTGGCTACTTTAATGAAGGAGTTGAAACCGGAAGTGATGAATGCCACAGAACTGGCTACTTACATGAAAGGGTTCTATGAAGATAAAATAAGGTATGAAGGATATACCGGCGGTATTCCTGTTGAGTATCAGAACCCCGCTCAATATGGTAAGGGAACAGATTGGTATGACCTGGTGATGCAGAATGCGCCGGTACAGAACTACAATATCTCCGTTTCCACCGGAAATGAAAAGTCCGCACTCAGTATTATAGGTGGTTACTTTAACCAGGAGGGGATCATGAAAAATACAGGGTATAAAAGATATTCCCTGCGCATCAACGGCGATGTGAACATCAATAAGAACATTAAAGTGGGAGCTAACTTAGCGCCATCATTACAGGAGGAGCATAACAACCGCCAGGGCAATGGCTTCAATATTGATGGCCAGCGGAACATCCTGGCCAGCACTTTAATGATGCCGCCGATGGCTTCCGCCTATAATCCCGATGGCTCCTTAACATTGGGGTATGCAGGCGGATTTTCTAATTTATTTGTATGGCCTAATCCTTTAAGACAATTACTGGAGATCAATGATAATTCAACCAGGCTGAGATTACTCGCCAACCTGTTTACGGAGATATCTTTCCTGGAAGACTTTAAGTTCAAAACTTCCATCAGTACGGATGTGAATGGCTTTACCCGTAAGAAGTTTGTTCCTTCCACATCGAGAGGTGGATTCAACGTAGTGCCCATTGATAATGCTCCCCCGGGTAATAAGTCAGCTTATGGAGAAGCTAATATGAACAATAACTATTCCTGGATAAATGAAAATACGCTTAGCTATGAAAAAACTATACATGATCATTCAGTGAGAGCCCTGGCGGGCCTCAGCGCACAGAGGTGGAACGATTATCGTTCTAATATTGTGGGGGAAGATTTCCCGGATAACTCCATAGAATATTTAAATACCGCCGCCAGGTTCAGTACTGTGAACAGCACTTCCACCGCATGGTCCTTATTATCACTGTTCGGAACCGTGAACTACAATTATAAAGGAAAGTATTTCCTGCAGGGAAGTATCCGCCGCGATGGTTCTTCCCGTTTTGGATTTGATAACAGATGGGGTACTTTTCCTTCCGTTGGCGCAGGCTGGGTAATAAGTGACGAGCCTTTTATGAAGGGCCTTTCTTCCACTGTCAGTTTCTTAAAGATCAGGGGTAGTTATGGTTTAACGGGTAATAACGAGATCGGGGACTACACTTCCATCTCCACCGTCGGCGCCAGCAATTATGCATTCAGCAGCGGCCTGGCATCCGGTAAGGCACAGACCAATTTCGGTAACTCTTTGTTAAGCTGGGAAAAGAACAAGCAGCTGGACATCGGTTTGGAGATGAACCTCTTTAATGACCGTATTACCATCAGCTACGATTACTACAAAAAGAAAACAGATGGTTTGCTCTACCAGGTGGCAGTGCCGAGGGCTACCGGTTTTTTAAATGCATGGGCTAACATTGGTACCATCCGCTTCTGGGGCCATGAGGTATCCGTTAACTCAAAAAATTTAACCGGCACTTTCAAATGGAACACCAGCTTTAATATCTCGTTCAACAGGAACATTGTTGAAAAGTTAGGTGCCAACAATGCGCCTATCGGAGCCACGCCTACTACTGCACTATCTGACTTCACCGACTGGAAAACCGTAGTTGGCCAGCCGCTGGGTCAATTCTTCGGGTACATTTTTGATGGCGTATTTATGAACCAGGCAGAATTTGATGCAGGGGCCAAATATCCTGCAGCCAGGGTAGGAACGGTAAGAATGAAAGACCTGAATGGCGATAAGATCATAGATGCTGCCAACGACCGTACTTTCATCGGTAATCCCAACCCGGATTTCATCTTTGGTATTTCTAATAACTTTCTCTACAAAAACTTTGATCTCTCTATTGCCGCTTCCGGTACTTATGGTAATGAGATGAAGAATAGTATGACGGAAAGTCTTTATAATATGGATGGTGTGTTCAATGCGCCGAAAGAATTGATGTACCGCTGGCGTTCTGAACAGGACCCTGGTAATGGAAGGATACAAAGGACGCTTGCCGGCTCTACTGTACTATCCCGTTCGGACAATTCTTTTTTCATTTATGATGCCTCTCATCTGACCATCAACAATATTACGTTGGGCTACACCTTCAAAATGCCGCATGTTAAAAGCCTGCGCATCTACGGAGGTGTACAGAATGCTTATATCTTCACCAGTTATAAAGGCAATCCGGAAACCAGCAGCAACGCGTTGAATGGTGTGTCCCAGGGAGAAGATATAGGAGGTTACCCGGTTCCACGCACCTATACATTAGGGATCAACCTGGGCTTATAA
- a CDS encoding fasciclin domain-containing protein, with amino-acid sequence MSNITQVVNTDKYLKTLKKGVHASDLDQLLSSRGPFTFFAPNDIAFEKLENGMMEGLLEKGNKQQLTDLMNNHIVNGKILFKDLKNGDKLNTLGGTVLAVEVQNGKVSIGGAVILEREARITNGTIHSTDTVFVKS; translated from the coding sequence ATGTCAAACATTACACAGGTTGTTAACACAGACAAATACCTGAAAACTTTAAAGAAAGGTGTACACGCTTCAGACCTGGACCAGTTACTGAGCAGCAGAGGCCCCTTCACTTTTTTTGCACCGAATGATATCGCTTTTGAGAAATTGGAAAACGGGATGATGGAAGGTCTTCTTGAAAAGGGAAACAAACAGCAACTTACTGACCTGATGAATAATCATATCGTGAATGGAAAGATCCTTTTCAAGGACCTGAAAAATGGCGATAAGTTAAATACGCTGGGTGGCACGGTGCTGGCAGTAGAAGTGCAGAATGGAAAAGTGAGCATCGGCGGCGCTGTTATCCTGGAGCGTGAAGCAAGGATAACAAACGGTACGATACATTCCACTGATACAGTATTTGTGAAAAGCTGA
- a CDS encoding HopJ type III effector protein, whose product MKEQLIKKLKDNALTFKEVIEFIETQYQHQPTAFKNGEAYNEATQNQGSAKVFAFAQLNDLSAEDTLYLFAEHYQSVLANPEGTDHQNIRQFMKHGWPGIVFEGQALQAK is encoded by the coding sequence ATGAAAGAGCAACTGATTAAAAAACTAAAAGACAACGCTCTCACTTTCAAGGAAGTGATTGAATTCATTGAAACGCAATACCAACATCAACCGACAGCTTTTAAAAACGGGGAAGCATATAATGAGGCCACTCAAAACCAGGGGAGTGCTAAGGTATTTGCATTCGCTCAATTAAATGATCTAAGCGCGGAGGATACATTATACTTATTTGCTGAACACTATCAATCGGTGTTAGCTAACCCGGAGGGGACAGATCACCAGAATATCAGGCAATTTATGAAGCATGGCTGGCCGGGGATTGTTTTTGAAGGGCAGGCTTTACAGGCTAAGTAG
- a CDS encoding MerR family transcriptional regulator — protein MDNYSVKKLSKLAGVSVRTLHLYDKMGLLKPSVRTEARYRLYSEKELLRLQQILFYRELDFPLKDICAILDDPAFDLEQALEGHRKALLAKKERINTLVGTIDKTLVTIKNNTMLQVEDLYEGIPQDKMEAYRAEAMAKWGKDTILNAEDTLRGFSKDEMDALKNELNEISIKLTALMGGDPKSPEVQQHIARRYQIILRLSGGKIEMGKLEYFRKLGELYVADNRYTPVNGMPSKELALFLKEATDYYVKTLE, from the coding sequence ATGGACAACTATTCTGTAAAAAAGCTCTCTAAACTGGCGGGTGTAAGTGTGCGCACCTTACATCTGTATGATAAGATGGGCTTGCTAAAACCTTCTGTACGTACCGAGGCCAGGTACCGGCTGTATAGCGAAAAAGAACTGTTGCGGTTGCAGCAGATCCTCTTTTACCGGGAACTGGATTTTCCGCTGAAAGACATCTGCGCCATTCTGGATGATCCTGCATTTGATCTGGAGCAGGCTTTGGAAGGGCACAGGAAAGCGCTGCTGGCAAAGAAGGAAAGGATAAACACATTGGTTGGTACCATAGACAAAACATTGGTAACAATTAAAAACAACACTATGTTACAGGTAGAAGATTTATACGAAGGCATCCCCCAGGATAAAATGGAAGCCTATCGCGCGGAAGCCATGGCCAAATGGGGCAAGGATACTATTTTAAATGCAGAGGATACCCTGCGCGGATTCAGTAAAGACGAAATGGATGCCTTGAAGAACGAGCTGAATGAGATATCCATCAAATTAACGGCCCTCATGGGCGGCGATCCCAAAAGCCCGGAAGTACAGCAACATATAGCCCGCCGCTATCAAATTATCCTCCGGCTGAGCGGTGGAAAAATAGAAATGGGCAAACTGGAGTATTTCAGGAAACTGGGTGAGCTATATGTAGCGGATAACCGCTATACGCCCGTGAATGGCATGCCCAGCAAGGAACTGGCGCTTTTTCTGAAAGAGGCCACAGACTATTATGTTAAAACGCTGGAATAA
- a CDS encoding isocitrate lyase/PEP mutase family protein, whose amino-acid sequence MEPSQHTKATTLKALHGREGIFVIPNPWDAGSAKLLAHLGFEALATTSAGLAFMLGKPDGEGAVTREETLKNVQDIIAATTLPVSADLENGYGDEPEACAATILQAAKAGLVGGSIEDATGRPDDPIYPFELSVERVRAAIKAARSLPFPFTFTARAENLIYGRIDLKDTIKRLVAYAEAGADVLFAPGLKSREEIESVVKAVAPKPVSVVMGLGNVVFSLEELKQMGVKRVSLGSSLSRAAYGGFYQAAQEIREKGTFSFAKDAIPYAELNKIYHM is encoded by the coding sequence ATGGAACCATCACAACACACCAAAGCTACAACCCTCAAAGCCCTCCACGGGCGGGAAGGTATTTTTGTGATACCCAACCCCTGGGATGCAGGCTCTGCAAAATTACTGGCCCACCTCGGATTTGAAGCGCTGGCCACTACAAGTGCCGGCCTCGCCTTTATGCTCGGAAAACCTGATGGAGAAGGAGCCGTAACCCGGGAAGAAACATTAAAGAATGTACAGGATATTATAGCAGCAACCACACTGCCTGTTTCTGCCGATCTGGAAAACGGATACGGAGATGAACCGGAAGCATGTGCCGCCACTATTCTGCAGGCAGCAAAAGCGGGGCTTGTCGGAGGTTCCATCGAAGACGCTACCGGGCGTCCGGATGATCCCATCTATCCATTTGAACTTTCGGTAGAGCGTGTACGTGCTGCTATAAAAGCGGCCCGCAGCTTACCGTTTCCTTTTACCTTCACAGCAAGGGCGGAAAATCTTATATACGGACGCATAGATCTGAAGGATACAATAAAACGTTTGGTAGCCTATGCAGAAGCCGGTGCAGATGTACTGTTTGCACCCGGTTTGAAATCGCGGGAAGAAATTGAAAGCGTGGTAAAAGCAGTGGCGCCAAAACCAGTGAGTGTGGTAATGGGATTAGGTAATGTTGTTTTCTCACTGGAGGAACTAAAACAAATGGGTGTAAAAAGAGTAAGCCTTGGTTCTTCACTTTCACGTGCAGCATATGGCGGTTTCTACCAGGCCGCACAGGAGATCCGGGAAAAGGGTACTTTTTCTTTTGCAAAAGATGCTATCCCATATGCAGAACTAAATAAGATCTATCACATGTAG
- a CDS encoding FecR family protein, with protein sequence MDENSFYRQLVQRYKNNEASDEEITLFFHLLENGKLDAFLSEAMDAEVPDIKPVRRMYARWWMAAASILIIFCTAAYFITSRPAKEEIVKNNVIVPGGNKAVLTLANGSSIILEDVENGNLASQGNAHVVKTGDVLAYNTAHADAGSIVYNSVTTPRGGQYRIVLSDGSHVWLNAASSIRFPATFPRNERVIELKGEGYFEIEKNAAAPFKVRLEDGAEVEVLGTHFNIMAYKDEVENRTTLLKGSIRVSKNGSSELLEPGDQAVLTGEGKILLKKGADIAEATAWKNGLFLFRSADIKTLMRQAARWYDIEIIYEGGITTDRFSGKISRNSSLQQFLKILQLSDVNYKIQDRKLIITP encoded by the coding sequence ATGGACGAGAATTCATTTTACAGACAGCTGGTTCAGCGTTATAAGAACAATGAAGCCTCTGATGAAGAGATCACCCTGTTTTTCCATTTACTTGAAAATGGGAAGCTCGATGCATTTCTTTCAGAGGCCATGGACGCCGAAGTACCTGACATCAAACCAGTCCGCCGCATGTATGCCAGGTGGTGGATGGCTGCTGCAAGCATCCTTATAATCTTTTGTACAGCCGCATATTTCATTACCTCCAGGCCGGCTAAGGAGGAGATCGTAAAAAACAACGTGATTGTTCCTGGTGGCAACAAAGCTGTGCTTACGCTGGCCAATGGCTCATCCATAATACTTGAAGATGTAGAAAATGGTAACCTGGCCTCACAGGGTAATGCCCATGTCGTAAAAACAGGGGATGTTTTAGCCTATAATACAGCCCATGCCGATGCCGGCAGCATTGTGTACAATTCCGTGACCACTCCCAGGGGCGGACAGTACAGGATAGTACTTTCAGACGGAAGTCATGTGTGGCTGAATGCAGCTTCATCCATTCGTTTCCCCGCCACTTTCCCCCGCAATGAAAGGGTCATTGAATTGAAAGGAGAAGGATATTTTGAGATCGAAAAGAATGCAGCCGCACCTTTTAAAGTGAGATTGGAAGATGGTGCAGAAGTGGAAGTGCTGGGCACACACTTCAATATCATGGCCTATAAGGATGAAGTAGAAAACAGAACAACATTGCTGAAAGGAAGTATACGGGTATCAAAGAATGGGTCAAGTGAGTTACTGGAACCCGGGGACCAGGCGGTGTTAACTGGTGAAGGAAAGATATTGCTTAAGAAAGGAGCAGATATAGCAGAAGCAACTGCCTGGAAGAATGGCCTCTTCTTATTCAGAAGCGCCGATATAAAAACGCTCATGCGGCAGGCCGCCAGGTGGTATGATATAGAAATTATTTATGAAGGTGGTATCACAACCGACCGCTTTTCAGGGAAAATATCGAGGAATTCCAGTCTGCAGCAGTTTTTGAAAATACTGCAATTAAGTGACGTAAACTATAAAATCCAGGACAGAAAACTGATCATCACACCATAA